TGCAGCACCAGCCTGAATCATGTCCCCCATGTTCACCAGCCAATCTTAGAATATTGGGTCATCTGCTAAACGAAGGCCAATCAAGCATGTTCCTGGCAATCTGTTCCAAGTGATAAAGCAGCAACCCATGTTTGAACTGATCAAGAATCTGCAATGGCATACTCATACGTGGCTTTCAAAAGGAACCCACTTCTTTTTCTTCGTGCAAGGACAGCCAGTCTGCACAATGCAATGCTACGCTATGCAAGAATATGGCATATTCTGCTGCACGCGTCCACATACTTCACTATCTATCTTTTCTGTCATCGACGGAACAACCAATGGCAATCTGTGCCTTCAAGGTTTAGAGACAGGATATCAAGCATACAGCGACATCTGGCAATGCCAGACTTGAAGTGAAGCAATGATTGATAAGTTATATTCACAGAAATTAGTATCTGACCAAGTCATTACAGTAGATAggggggaagaagaaaagaaaaacgaTCCTCTATCAGATGACTATGATATATTAAAAAGAATGGGAGGTGAAAGAAATGTCCTCTCCGTTGGCAATGCCATTTGTCCATAGCTCGGGACTCAGCTTCAGGATAAGTGAAGCAATTTTCACTGTCCCACACAGCATCATCCGCGAGAGACCCATCCATCAAAAACCATCTCTGACCATCCATCTATAGTGAGACACATGTCGCCAACTCCAATCTAGTAGTGTAGAGTAGCTCTAGTTCCTGACCGGCATGCACATCAACGGATACCTCCCTCTATCAGTAGCATAATGCTGAAGATGGTGAGGACGACGCATGGTGAAAACAACTCAAAAGTCCAACACAGTCGAGGTGAGGTTCATCAACCGACCCAAAGCATTTGGAGCAAACTTCCTCGCAAAGAGGTAGCAGACAGAGGTGGGCTTTGAGTTGTAGAAGCATTGTGTGCCATTATTCCTGATGGCCTGGATGAACTCTTCTGTGATGTCTGCAGCACCATAACTTGCTGGATGCGGGCCTCCTCTTGACCAATCAACCCATGTGATGGTCCTGTTCGCGTTGAGGGGCCCATGGAACAAATGAAGATAAGTTGGTATGTAATGCTCATCTGGGTAACAGGATGGCCTGCAGTGCTTTCTGAAGATTGAGTAGTACTTGTAGTCTGCTACTATCTGGACAGCCAGTTCACGGTTAAGCTCAAACCACTCTGACCCTTTTCTCCATTGATCTGCCATGATGTGAGGTGCCATGCGCCGGTTGTACCGGCCAGCACATTGAGGGGTGTCAATGTTGTAGGACTCAACAAAACTGTGCGCCGAGTTAATGAGGTACTCATAGACGGTCGGGAAGTTGAATACAGGAATGCAGCTCTCCGAGAGCAGCACAAACCGCTCATTTGAGAAATCCAACAAGGCATTGGCCAGCAGGCGCTTCTCAGCATCCACAAGAGTTATTGATCCCCAGGACACCTCCTGCATTGGAAAGAAACAATATGTTAGAAATTGGAACAACAAAGTTATCCATTGAAAAAGGGATAAAACTGCAAGCGCATAATAAGGAGAAGAACTGTGCTGTGAAGCAGAGAAGGAACACACACATTACACTGAAATTCGAAGGTCATACTTTAGcacaaaaagaaaaagggagaatAATAGGTCCTTTGGGATATCACTCTGAAAACCGACTTTACTGAATAGGTCAGCCCAAACTTCTTGACTGTTTAATTTATTAAATGATCGAACAGGAATATTTGTCAAGCGAGAATCTCATCACCACTCATCTGAAATTCGTGAGCACCACTAGCCGTTGAACAAATTAAGTAGTTTACCAACCTAGCTAGCATTGGGACAAGCAAGCATATTCCCCTAGAGCAAATCCTCACCAAATTGCACGCACACACATCTCCCAATCAAGTTGAGCACATGGCAGGCACCAACTAGCACGACATGAGGCCACCAAGGCACCAGCTATCCAAACAACcagatttttctttttttttttttgagggggaaccagattttttttttcatgcaCAAAACAACAATAATGCGACGCAAATTCTCAAGCTGCTGGATTGCAATGTGCTGCTAGTAGGGAAGATTCATGTGCACAATAATGAATGGATGGATGGATTAACAATCAGCTAGGTAGTCACGAGTAATAATAAGCGAATGAATAAGGTGAAAGAAAACAAAAACCAACCTCGCTGGGGATCTGCCTGCCGTAGAAGGCCGAGTTCTTGGAGACGTTGAGCTTGTAGTCCGGCACGGTGTGGACGTAGACGGAGTAGAGCCCCTGGTGCCCCCGGAAGAACTTGTCCCAGAGCGGCGCGAAGGGGATTGGCCCGCGCGTCATGAAGAGGAAGGCGACCTTGGGCACCCGCTGGAAGGGGAAGTCCTCGGCCTTGGGGACGAGCGAGGCCCGCCAGAAGAGCTCGTCGTCGGTCATGGAGTGCGCGAGGCGTGGCGGGTGGACGAAGGCCTTGAAGGCGAGGCCCATTCCGCAGTCCCGGTCGCGCGGGTCGCAGCCGAAGGTGGTGGCCGGGAAGAATAGCTCGGCGTGGGAGGAGTTGTAGTAGTAGCGCGCGACGCTGCCGCTGACGGAGAGCCCCAGCACGACGCCGCCCATGAAGATGACGGTGGCGGTGACGAGCTTGAGCAGGCCCGTGGACCAGTCCTTGCGCGGGGTGGGCGGGAAGTAGTCGGACTCCTCGTCCCCCATGCCGgccccggccgcgccggcgccggcgccccggGACTTGAGCGTCTGCTTGGAGTCGCCGCCCCACATCTCGGATTCAaaggagccgccgccgcgcgagATCGAGCGCTCACGTCGCCGGGATCGGAGGCCCGACCTCCGGCACCCGCGGGGGAGATGGGATCGGGTGGGACGAGTGCCACTGGCTGGCCCCCGGCGGAAGGGAGGTGGGGGGGACGCCGGGGAGCCGCGCGCGCAGGTCGGCACGCGGAGACGGAAGGGGCCAAGAGGGGGAGAGGACGCTTAGCGGCGAAGGAGGGGGAGGGCGGAGGAGGTCGCTGTCGAGTGGTGGAGGCGCGGCTGGGAGGCTGAGGGGGGAGtgagcggcgcggctcgggggcgGGCGCGCGTGGGTATTTATGGGATGGATCGGTCGGGGAGCCCCTCCGCGGCCGGGAGGGAGCGAGATTTCTCGATGAGGTCGCCgacgaggaagaggaggaggaggcagccAGGAGgtgggaggggaggggaaaggTTGCCAAGGCCCGGGCCAAGGGGGAAACGGTCAGAAGGCGGGGCCCGCCCGCAGAGCCGCGGTGGTAGCGGGCCGCAACGTGGTGAATTCGCTTGGGCCGCGGCTGACGGACGGGGCCAGGTGTCCCGCGGCGGGCCCACGCGGCGTGGAGAATTCGCCCGGGAGACCGGGCTCACGCGGTCGTGCCGGGtagcggggcccgcctgtcatgGACCGAGATATACTACTAGAGCTGCCGCGTAGCGTGGCGTACGGGGGGCTGGTGGTGGGGCGTCTGGAACGGTCGGCCAGCGACCGTGCTGGCGGTGGGTCCCGCCAGCCAGTGGCGCGGGGCACGTGACGCGAGTCGTGTTGACAGGTATGCGGGTGGGGCTGCCGATTTTCCGGCCGTTGGGCCGGTGCTGGGCGCGGCGGTCGGCCCGCGTAGGCG
The Panicum hallii strain FIL2 chromosome 6, PHallii_v3.1, whole genome shotgun sequence genome window above contains:
- the LOC112897458 gene encoding uncharacterized protein LOC112897458, whose amino-acid sequence is MWGGDSKQTLKSRGAGAGAAGAGMGDEESDYFPPTPRKDWSTGLLKLVTATVIFMGGVVLGLSVSGSVARYYYNSSHAELFFPATTFGCDPRDRDCGMGLAFKAFVHPPRLAHSMTDDELFWRASLVPKAEDFPFQRVPKVAFLFMTRGPIPFAPLWDKFFRGHQGLYSVYVHTVPDYKLNVSKNSAFYGRQIPSEEVSWGSITLVDAEKRLLANALLDFSNERFVLLSESCIPVFNFPTVYEYLINSAHSFVESYNIDTPQCAGRYNRRMAPHIMADQWRKGSEWFELNRELAVQIVADYKYYSIFRKHCRPSCYPDEHYIPTYLHLFHGPLNANRTITWVDWSRGGPHPASYGAADITEEFIQAIRNNGTQCFYNSKPTSVCYLFARKFAPNALGRLMNLTSTVLDF